Proteins encoded together in one Rossellomorea sp. y25 window:
- a CDS encoding TetR/AcrR family transcriptional regulator has protein sequence MAIDRKKQVLEAATNSFSLFGYKATTMDQVAKLANVGKGTIYTFFKNKEELFDEIVSSLIIEMKREAEEVIDPQDTFSENVHRALFRMLEFRKEHKLTIKLYQEAREMGTPAVSEVIDRMEKAVIEFLSQRIEKAIASEAIKPCNPEMTAFVMLKMYVSLIFDWERAHGPLDKDEIANLFELYLIKGLSNR, from the coding sequence ATGGCGATCGACCGAAAGAAACAGGTTTTGGAGGCTGCGACAAATTCGTTTTCATTGTTTGGGTATAAAGCCACCACAATGGATCAAGTGGCAAAATTAGCGAATGTGGGAAAAGGAACGATTTATACGTTTTTCAAAAATAAGGAAGAACTGTTTGATGAAATTGTATCATCGCTAATCATTGAAATGAAACGGGAAGCGGAAGAAGTGATTGATCCGCAGGACACCTTTTCAGAAAATGTTCATCGTGCATTGTTCCGCATGCTTGAATTCAGGAAAGAGCATAAGCTGACCATCAAGCTTTATCAAGAAGCCCGGGAAATGGGAACTCCTGCTGTATCAGAAGTCATTGATCGCATGGAGAAAGCGGTCATTGAATTCTTGAGTCAACGAATTGAAAAAGCGATTGCCTCAGAAGCGATTAAGCCATGTAATCCTGAAATGACCGCCTTTGTAATGTTAAAGATGTACGTTTCACTTATTTTTGATTGGGAACGTGCACATGGTCCACTTGATAAAGATGAAATTGCCAATCTCTTTGAACTATATTTAATTAAAGGGTTATCGAATCGATAG